The sequence below is a genomic window from Brevibacillus agri.
GGCGGAGCATTTTTTCGACGGCTACAAAGCAAACCCGCGCTATGCCCTGCGCGTGCTGGAAGCCGCCGAGGAAGCCGGAGCGGACTGGATCGTCCTCTGCGATACAAATGGCGGAAGCCTGCCGCATGAAGTGTACGAGATCGTCAAGGCGGCTGTCGGTCATCTGCACACGCCGCTCGGCATCCACCCGCACAACGACAGCGGCGTAGCGGTAGCGAACGCGCTGGCGGCGGTGCAAGCCGGAGCCAAGCAAGTACAAGGGACGATCAACGGCATCGGGGAACGCTGTGGAAACGTCAACCTGATTTCTGTCGTGCCCAATCTGCAGCTCAAGCTCGGGTACGAATGCGTGAGCAGCGAGCAGCTTCAGGAGCTGACGCAACTGTCGCGCTACGTGGCGGAGATCGCCAACATGACGCTGCCTAACAATCAGCCGTTTGTCGGGCACAGCGCCTTTGCGCACAAGGGCGGCATCCACGTCAGCGCGGTTCTGCGCGATCCGAAGACGTATGAGCACATCGAGCCGGAAAACATCGGCAACAAGCGCCGCGTGCTCGTCTCCGAGCTGGCCGGCCAAAGCAATCTGCTCGCCAAAATGGAAGAGCTGGAGATTGATTTGTCGCTGGATCGGGAAAAGACCCGCGAGATCATCACGCGCATCAAAGAGCGCGAGTTCCAGGGCTACCAGTACGAGGGCGCGGAGGCTTCGCTCACGCTCATGCTGCTTGCGGCGGCGGGCAAGCTGAAAAATTTGTTCACGCTCGATTCTTTCAAAATTTTGATGGAAAAGGCAGCCGTCCAGTCGATCACGTCCGAGGCGACCGTCAAGCTGCGCGTAAATGGCGAGAGCGTCCATACGGCAGCGGACGGAAACGGCCCTGTCAATGCGCTGGACAACGCCATGCGCAAAGCGCTGGAGAGCTACTACCCCTGTATCGCCAACATGCACCTCGCCGATTACAAGGTGCGTGTCCTGGATGAAAACGGGGCGACGGCAGCCAAGGTCCGCGTCCTGATCGAATCGGCGAGCAACGGCGAAAAGTGGAGCACGGTCGGCGTCTCGACCAACGTGATCGAAGCGAGCTGGGAGGCACTTGCGGACAGTATTCGCTACTTCTTGTGGAAGGAAGGCTGCGAGGAAGCGGGCCATCTGGCTTCTGCGGAAGCGCGGGTTGGGATCGTCAATCATTGACCGTCCTACGGGATGGAAAGCCTTGTTGACCGCGCGCGAGCGGTAGCACGTTAAGCGCGTTTAACGCGTTCCCCCCGTTTACTCGTTAAAAAAAGACCAGCAAAGCTCCGGGGAGCTGCTCTCTTTTTGTCAGCTACATCTGACAGGGGGAGAGCGGCTCGGGTGAGAGCGAGCTGGTCTTTTTGTTTGGCGTTTGCCTGCTCAGTCGGCTGTCTCCGAAGCAGGCCGATCAATCAGTTGGCGCAGCTTCGTTTCCGTCGAGGACTGGGGATCTGGCGTGTAGATGCTGCAACGCAGGTCAGCGCTGCCCTGCACTTGCAGGGAGGTCAGATGGAACTGCATTTTTCCGGCCTTGGCGTGGCGAAATTCAAGCAACACCTCGGGGGCGGAGCTGACGTGGCTCTGCTCCCAGAGCGTTTGGAAATCGGGGTGAACTTTTTTCATTTCAGTCAAAAAATGCGCGTACCATTCGTCCTCGACGTACTGCCCGTAGTACGCCCGGAAAATCGCGAGAAAACCACTGACGAAATGCTCCCAGTTGACGGCGAGCCGCCGCAGCTCTTTTCGCGTGAACAGCAGCCGGATCAGGTTGCGCTCTTCAAAAGGAATTTGCTCGAAGTCGAGAAAGACGTGCGCCGCGGCGTTGTTCCAGCCGACGATGTGCAGTCGCCTGTCGGAGATGATCGTCGGACAGGAGCGCAGCTCGTGCAAAATTCTTTCCAGCGCGGGGCTGATCTGCGGCGGTTCTTCTTTTTGCAGGCTCGTGCCAATGCCCGTCCCGCTTTCCAGCGCCAGCGCGTACAAATATTTGCGCTCGTCGACCGTCAGTTGCAGCGCTTTGGATACGGCGTCCAGCACAGAAGGAGAGACTTTGATGTCCCTGCCTTGCTCCAGCCACGTGTACCAGGTGGAGCTGACGCCCGCCAACTGCGCCACTTCCTCGCGGCGCAACCCGGGTGTCCGGCGGCGGGTGCCAGGGGCGAGGCCGACTGATTGCGGGAGAATTTTGGCGCGCTGCGCTTTTAAAAACGACGAGAGAGCCTGCAGGCGTGTCTGATTGTTCATAGCCGCCTCCTATCCTGGTCTTTTAGCCCAAGCTGTTACTTGTTATACTAGGATAAACAAAAACTTGTAATAGGATAACACGTGCGACAAGATGGTTTCCATAAGGACTTGCAAAGGAGGATAACCATGGAAAAAGTAGTGGTTACAGGGATGGGCGTCATTTCGCCTGTCGGCAGCGACGTACAGCAGTTTTGGAGCAGCTTGACGCAAGGAAAATCAGGCATTTCGCAAATTGATAGATTCGATACATCGCGGTTCAAAACGAAAATCGCCGGACTCGTCCGCGACTTCGATCCGGAGGCTCGCTTCGGGCGCAAAGAGGCGCGGCGCATGGACCGCTTTTGCCAGTTCGCCATCGCGGCTACGGATGAAGCGCTGGAAGACGCGGGGCTTAGGCTGGAAGAGTGCGACCGCGAGCGGGTGGGCGTCTACGTCGGCTCCGGCATCGGCGGCGTGCAGACGCTTCTGGAGCAGCACGACATGCTGCGCAACCGAGGACCGGAGCGGATCAGCCCGACGCTCGTGCCGATGCTGATTTCCAACATTGCGCCAGCCATGAT
It includes:
- a CDS encoding helix-turn-helix transcriptional regulator, which encodes MNNQTRLQALSSFLKAQRAKILPQSVGLAPGTRRRTPGLRREEVAQLAGVSSTWYTWLEQGRDIKVSPSVLDAVSKALQLTVDERKYLYALALESGTGIGTSLQKEEPPQISPALERILHELRSCPTIISDRRLHIVGWNNAAAHVFLDFEQIPFEERNLIRLLFTRKELRRLAVNWEHFVSGFLAIFRAYYGQYVEDEWYAHFLTEMKKVHPDFQTLWEQSHVSSAPEVLLEFRHAKAGKMQFHLTSLQVQGSADLRCSIYTPDPQSSTETKLRQLIDRPASETAD
- the cimA gene encoding citramalate synthase is translated as MNSKVYLYDTTLRDGTQGEGISLSVEDKIKIALRLDQFGIDFIEGGWPGSNPKDMAFFERIREVPLQHAKVTAFGSTCRPNVAASADDNLQALIASGVQAAAIFGKSWDLHVTDALKTTLEENLRMVADSVAFLKHKGLTTLFLAEHFFDGYKANPRYALRVLEAAEEAGADWIVLCDTNGGSLPHEVYEIVKAAVGHLHTPLGIHPHNDSGVAVANALAAVQAGAKQVQGTINGIGERCGNVNLISVVPNLQLKLGYECVSSEQLQELTQLSRYVAEIANMTLPNNQPFVGHSAFAHKGGIHVSAVLRDPKTYEHIEPENIGNKRRVLVSELAGQSNLLAKMEELEIDLSLDREKTREIITRIKEREFQGYQYEGAEASLTLMLLAAAGKLKNLFTLDSFKILMEKAAVQSITSEATVKLRVNGESVHTAADGNGPVNALDNAMRKALESYYPCIANMHLADYKVRVLDENGATAAKVRVLIESASNGEKWSTVGVSTNVIEASWEALADSIRYFLWKEGCEEAGHLASAEARVGIVNH